The following coding sequences are from one Capsicum annuum cultivar UCD-10X-F1 chromosome 3, UCD10Xv1.1, whole genome shotgun sequence window:
- the LOC107865274 gene encoding uncharacterized protein LOC107865274, whose amino-acid sequence MAKLSNLFINIPLLEAIQDILGYAKLMKKLVLKKKLIEGDTIEVNHGCSAIMSSKIAEKKEDPRAFIIPCTIRMHIFVKALCDLGAGINLMPFAIYKKIRLDTPTPTSMRLLMANRSIKRPVEILFDVLVKVEKFIFSMDFVVLDYEIDQEVPIILGRPFLATGRAIVDLELGEMRFRVHDDEVSFRVCKIKKQPWNFK is encoded by the coding sequence ATGGCCAAGCTTAGCAACCTCTTTATCAATATTCCATTGCTTGAAGCAATCCAAGATATCCTGGGATACGCTAAACTTATGAAGAAGTTGGTGTTGAAGAAAAAGCTCATCGAAGGTGACACAATTGAAGTCAACCATGGATGTAGTGCTATCATGAGTAGCAAAATTGCAGAAAAGAAGGAAGACCCCAGGGCTTTTATCATCCCTTGCACAATCCGAATGCATATATTCGTGAAAGCTCTATGTGATCTCGGTGCAGGTATAAACCTCATGCCTTTTGCCATCTACAAAAAGATTAGATTGGATACTCCGACTCCAACATCTATGAGATTGTTAATGGCGAATCGGTCTATCAAGAGACCAGTTGAAATTTTGTTTGATGTTCTAGTCAAGgtggaaaaatttatattttcgaTGGACTTTGTGGTTTTGGATTACGAAATAGACCAAGAAGTTCCCATCATTCTTGGTCGACCTTTCTTGGCCACTGGAAGGGCCATTGTTGACTTAGAGTTGGGTGAAATGAGGTTTAGAGTTCATGATGACGAGGTCTCTTTTCGAGTATGCAAAATAAAAAAGCAACCATGGAACTTCAAGTGA
- the LOC107863617 gene encoding high mobility group B protein 10 isoform X1, whose amino-acid sequence MSNNAADENISEQSPPQSQGYPKVPLSYPKPEAEYQEIVQNSQLFWNKLQQFSASLPTNFQIPLVAGTPLDLHLLFVEVTSRGGIEKVIRERKWAEVKGIFRFPSSVTSASFVLRKYYLSMLYHFEQVYYFRKEEPSVSVADPTNRNVSDSAAEHANGDCAATNQCSVSYNLEDGNSLVGTIDAKFDYGYVITVNLGSENLNGVLYHAPALPHQFQKVDTLVKSSQRIRKRQLALKDPSRPKSNRSGYNFFFAEHYARLKPSYQGQERAISKRIGLLWSRLTGAEKQVYQEKGVIDKERYRAEMLEYKTSNPQPQ is encoded by the exons atgtcTAACAATGCAGCTGATGAAAATATTTCTGAGCAGTCGCCGCCGCAGTCCCAGGGCTACCCAAAAGTGCCTCTCTCTTACCCTAAACCCGAAGCTGAGTATCAAGAAATTGTTCAAAATTCTCAACTTTTCTGGAACAAACTCCAGCAATTCTCCGCATCATTGCCTACCAATTTCCA GATCCCTCTTGTAGCAGGAACACCACTAGATCTACATCTTCTTTTTGTTGAGGTTACATCTCGAGGTGGAATAGAAAAG GTTATTAGAGAGCGAAAATGGGCGGAGGTGAAAGGAATATTCAGATTTCCATCTTCTGTGACCAGTGCTTCATTTGTCTTGCGGAAGTACTATCTATCCATGCTTTATCACTTTGAGCAGGTTTATTACTTTCGGAAAGAAGAACCCTCTGTTTCTGTGGCTG ATCCTACAAATAGAAATGTCAGCGACTCTGCAGCTGAACATGCTAATGGTGATTGTGCTGCTACAAATCAATGTTCAG TGAGTTATAATCTGGAGGATGGGAATTCACTGGTAGGAACAATTGATGCAAAGTTTGATTACGGTTATGTAATCACTGTGAACCTGGGCTCAGAGAATTTAAATGGTGTACTGTATCATGCGCCTGCATTACCACATCAATTCCAAAAGGTTGATACTTTGGTTAAGTCCTCCCAACGGATTAGGAAAAGACAGCTGGCTTTGAAGGACCCCTCTCGACCCAAGTCAAATCGAAGTggttataattttttctttgctGAGCATTATGCAAGGCTGAAGCCTTCATATCAGGGGCAAGAGAGAGCTATCAGCAAAAGGATTGGACTTCTTTGGAGTCGACTCACAGGGGCCGAGAAACAG GTTTATCAGGAAAAAGGTGTGATAGATAAGGAAAGATACAGGGCTGAGATGCTGGAATACAAGACATCCAATCCACAACCACAGTAG
- the LOC107863617 gene encoding high mobility group B protein 10 isoform X2, which produces MQLMKIFLSSRRRSPRATQKCLSLTLNPKLSIKKLFKILNFSGTNSSNSPHHCLPISIHRIPLVAGTPLDLHLLFVEVTSRGGIEKVIRERKWAEVKGIFRFPSSVTSASFVLRKYYLSMLYHFEQVYYFRKEEPSVSVADPTNRNVSDSAAEHANGDCAATNQCSVSYNLEDGNSLVGTIDAKFDYGYVITVNLGSENLNGVLYHAPALPHQFQKVDTLVKSSQRIRKRQLALKDPSRPKSNRSGYNFFFAEHYARLKPSYQGQERAISKRIGLLWSRLTGAEKQVYQEKGVIDKERYRAEMLEYKTSNPQPQ; this is translated from the exons ATGCAGCTGATGAAAATATTTCTGAGCAGTCGCCGCCGCAGTCCCAGGGCTACCCAAAAGTGCCTCTCTCTTACCCTAAACCCGAAGCTGAGTATCAAGAAATTGTTCAAAATTCTCAACTTTTCTGGAACAAACTCCAGCAATTCTCCGCATCATTGCCTACCAATTTCCA TTCACAGGATCCCTCTTGTAGCAGGAACACCACTAGATCTACATCTTCTTTTTGTTGAGGTTACATCTCGAGGTGGAATAGAAAAG GTTATTAGAGAGCGAAAATGGGCGGAGGTGAAAGGAATATTCAGATTTCCATCTTCTGTGACCAGTGCTTCATTTGTCTTGCGGAAGTACTATCTATCCATGCTTTATCACTTTGAGCAGGTTTATTACTTTCGGAAAGAAGAACCCTCTGTTTCTGTGGCTG ATCCTACAAATAGAAATGTCAGCGACTCTGCAGCTGAACATGCTAATGGTGATTGTGCTGCTACAAATCAATGTTCAG TGAGTTATAATCTGGAGGATGGGAATTCACTGGTAGGAACAATTGATGCAAAGTTTGATTACGGTTATGTAATCACTGTGAACCTGGGCTCAGAGAATTTAAATGGTGTACTGTATCATGCGCCTGCATTACCACATCAATTCCAAAAGGTTGATACTTTGGTTAAGTCCTCCCAACGGATTAGGAAAAGACAGCTGGCTTTGAAGGACCCCTCTCGACCCAAGTCAAATCGAAGTggttataattttttctttgctGAGCATTATGCAAGGCTGAAGCCTTCATATCAGGGGCAAGAGAGAGCTATCAGCAAAAGGATTGGACTTCTTTGGAGTCGACTCACAGGGGCCGAGAAACAG GTTTATCAGGAAAAAGGTGTGATAGATAAGGAAAGATACAGGGCTGAGATGCTGGAATACAAGACATCCAATCCACAACCACAGTAG